In the genome of Paenibacillus sp. FSL R5-0766, one region contains:
- a CDS encoding malate:quinone oxidoreductase: MSQGQTSTDVILIGAGIMSATLGTLLKELAPDWNIKVFEKLATAGEESSNEWNNAGTGHAALCELNYTVERPDGTVDISKAIKVNEQFQISKQFWSYLVNSRLIRNPRDFIMPIPHLSYVHGESNVQFLKRRYDSLSNHPLFAGMEFSDDKKELAKWMPLMMKDRTSNEPVAATKIDSGTDVNFGALTRMLIKHLKEQHVGIHYQHSVKNMKRTSDGQWELSVKNLKSGAVERHKAKFVFIGAGGGSLHLLQKTGIPEGKHIGGFPVSGIFMVCKNQKVVEQHHAKVYGKASVGAPPMSVPHLDTRFIDNKKSLLFGPFAGFSPKFLKTGSNADLITSVKMHNLLTMLAAGVKEISLTKYLIQQLMLSKEQRMAELRDFVPGAKSEDWDMVLAGQRVQVIKDTVQGGKGTLQFGTEVVTSADGTIAALLGASPGASTAVQVMLEILQRCFPQHMEAWEPKIKEMIPSYGISLVENLDLLKEVHSSTAKALGLSDEKHVLHV; this comes from the coding sequence ATGAGCCAGGGACAAACGAGTACAGATGTTATCTTGATTGGTGCCGGAATTATGAGTGCAACTTTGGGAACTTTGCTAAAAGAATTGGCACCAGACTGGAATATTAAGGTTTTCGAAAAGCTAGCCACTGCAGGAGAGGAAAGCTCCAACGAATGGAATAATGCCGGAACCGGGCATGCTGCATTGTGCGAACTTAACTATACCGTTGAACGACCAGACGGAACCGTAGATATTAGCAAAGCGATTAAAGTGAATGAACAATTTCAGATCTCAAAGCAATTTTGGTCCTATCTCGTCAATAGCCGTCTGATTCGTAATCCGCGGGACTTCATTATGCCGATTCCTCATTTGAGTTATGTACATGGAGAGAGCAATGTCCAGTTTTTGAAAAGACGTTATGACTCCTTGTCGAATCACCCGTTGTTCGCAGGCATGGAATTCTCGGATGACAAGAAAGAGCTGGCGAAATGGATGCCGCTGATGATGAAAGATCGTACCAGTAATGAACCTGTTGCAGCGACCAAAATTGACTCCGGTACGGACGTTAACTTTGGTGCTTTAACGCGTATGCTGATCAAACATTTGAAGGAACAACACGTGGGCATCCACTACCAACATAGCGTGAAGAATATGAAACGCACCAGCGATGGACAATGGGAATTATCCGTGAAAAACCTGAAGAGTGGTGCAGTCGAACGCCATAAGGCGAAATTTGTCTTCATCGGCGCGGGCGGCGGAAGTCTGCATTTGCTCCAGAAGACGGGCATTCCGGAAGGTAAACATATCGGCGGATTCCCGGTCAGTGGGATCTTTATGGTGTGCAAAAATCAAAAAGTCGTGGAACAGCATCATGCCAAAGTATATGGCAAGGCTTCGGTAGGAGCTCCGCCGATGTCGGTTCCGCATCTGGATACCCGTTTTATCGACAATAAGAAGTCGCTGTTATTTGGACCGTTTGCCGGGTTCTCGCCGAAGTTCCTGAAGACGGGTTCCAATGCCGACTTAATCACGTCTGTTAAGATGCATAATCTGCTTACGATGCTCGCAGCTGGTGTTAAAGAAATCTCTTTGACCAAATACCTGATCCAACAACTGATGTTATCCAAAGAACAACGGATGGCAGAATTGCGTGACTTTGTCCCGGGTGCCAAGAGCGAGGATTGGGATATGGTTCTGGCGGGGCAGCGTGTGCAGGTGATCAAGGATACCGTCCAAGGTGGCAAGGGAACGTTGCAATTTGGTACGGAAGTGGTCACGTCTGCAGATGGAACGATTGCGGCTTTGTTAGGTGCGTCACCGGGTGCATCCACTGCAGTTCAGGTCATGCTTGAGATTCTTCAGCGGTGCTTCCCGCAGCATATGGAGGCATGGGAGCCAAAGATCAAGGAAATGATTCCTTCCTATGGCATATCCCTTGTGGAGAACCTGGATCTTCTCAAAGAGGTTCATTCTTCAACAGCCAAGGCGCTGGGGTTATCGGATGAAAAACATGTGCTGCACGTATAA
- a CDS encoding S-layer homology domain-containing protein → MYTAKIRKKPWQRMSMLVLSFILAIGTLPMSLAQAEATNETPVGPGGVGSPSLWLRPERVNGVASGEKVSMWEDQGSKINNATQDVVANQPTYWDDKNHNINFNPVLEYNGTSSFMNLDVSKLPQGKSPRSIITVSKTNKTGGLNYIISWGVQTIGYTGMGMLQNATRGGLTTFNSDRNQTLYTPEGFLGTTFPNEQFVTWTGGDTEFNIARLYSKMKQVQQLNDWGKDNVKLWDTGNSGGAVVGKLIPAATGIEHWQGTIEEIIVYDHALTDAERQKVSTYLAIKYGYTLDQTTANSYVDSNMATIWDAQENAVYTHRVTSIGRDDLSGLMQKQAKAQELGSIMTIALGNSVEDTNSANENEFSNDSSFFTFGDNGASTEFKTPITKDGKKLLGMERVYKVQKANWTESQITLQVDEAGANPALPQYVVISNDAQFGNPNTLHLIENGQVTLNTSNFGPNSYFTIATTATPLTVPDVTLTDDELTWEAVAHADKYEVTIELEDGTKRTVEVTGMALNLSQLVPSLEVGTYKVTVTAKTNNPAYSDSEESNSKNYVVAIDKAKLKAKADEINGKIESGELDEEEYTPETWQTLQDALGVAESVFDDENATPEHVEKAYQDLVDARKGLTKKPGTGVDTSVLKNEHDRIKGENLTETEYTVESWEALKDAMNEAERVLNDLTANQAQVDKALQDLTNARTGLTKVIGTDTSTLQTLVPSVGSLSPAFDPAKDTYTISVPNSVYQFQLTPTALDPLAKIEIAVGDGEWNEVTSGSASENLPLQVGGNKIVVRVTDSLGHVTAYKINVTRASSDNGNNGGGNNGGGNNGGGNTGGNGGSTPVPTPAPVPTPTPAPVKDNLETTRDGSHQPFATSKPSDNKETLVQVDPAKLNVAMSQGTGQQFAIHSPNDGHMKVDGLTLDTLKQLVDQGSKLNISNPLAIYPVPGGKMDVNSVSRQLGNAALNDIDVHVDIARSSDALIDSAETRAASQGYELLVTPVDLDLTFTKDGQTVRSGHLNGYAPKYIALPEGIDPNRITTGVIINPDGSIFHVPTVVTKIDSRYYALINDLRSSGSYSVIWNPQDFEDARSHWGKTDVNNIAARLDLQGNGDNTFSPNLQVTRSEFAEIVVLGLGLMRQDAPQNLFPDVNDSAWFRSAVALANEFGIVRGYDNGNFYGNQEITREQGFAMVARAYRLIEPEAAVSPDQMNSELERYSDAADVSNWAKEDVAQLIAAGIIQGNGPEVLSPKNTMTRAEVTALIARMLKVTNLIDQ, encoded by the coding sequence ATGTACACAGCAAAAATTCGGAAGAAACCATGGCAAAGAATGTCCATGTTAGTTCTTTCCTTTATTCTGGCGATTGGAACGTTACCCATGAGTTTGGCTCAAGCGGAGGCGACTAACGAGACTCCTGTTGGTCCGGGCGGAGTTGGATCCCCTTCACTATGGCTACGACCAGAGCGGGTAAACGGAGTTGCCAGCGGCGAAAAGGTGAGTATGTGGGAAGATCAAGGCAGTAAAATAAATAACGCAACGCAAGACGTGGTCGCGAATCAACCGACCTATTGGGATGATAAAAATCATAATATCAATTTCAATCCGGTATTGGAATATAACGGCACGAGTAGTTTTATGAATCTGGATGTAAGTAAGCTTCCTCAAGGGAAGAGCCCCAGATCGATCATAACCGTTAGCAAAACCAATAAAACGGGAGGCCTCAATTATATCATTTCATGGGGAGTCCAAACGATTGGTTATACGGGTATGGGGATGCTTCAAAATGCTACAAGAGGTGGCTTGACGACATTTAACAGTGACAGGAACCAAACATTATACACCCCTGAAGGATTCTTGGGCACGACATTCCCGAACGAGCAATTTGTTACTTGGACAGGCGGAGACACTGAATTTAACATAGCTAGATTGTACAGTAAAATGAAGCAGGTACAGCAACTAAATGACTGGGGAAAAGATAATGTGAAGCTATGGGATACTGGTAACTCTGGCGGAGCAGTAGTCGGCAAGCTGATCCCAGCAGCAACGGGCATTGAACATTGGCAGGGTACAATTGAAGAAATTATCGTATATGATCATGCTCTGACGGACGCAGAACGCCAAAAAGTCAGCACATATTTGGCTATCAAATATGGCTACACGTTGGATCAGACGACAGCAAATTCATATGTCGATTCAAACATGGCTACGATCTGGGATGCCCAGGAGAACGCAGTCTATACCCATCGCGTTACAAGCATCGGTCGAGATGACCTGAGCGGATTGATGCAAAAACAAGCCAAAGCGCAGGAACTGGGTTCCATAATGACGATTGCATTAGGCAACAGTGTCGAGGACACCAATTCTGCAAATGAAAATGAATTCTCAAATGATTCTTCTTTCTTTACGTTTGGTGACAATGGAGCAAGTACTGAATTCAAAACACCAATTACGAAAGATGGGAAAAAACTGCTTGGGATGGAGCGTGTCTACAAGGTACAGAAAGCAAACTGGACTGAATCACAGATTACACTTCAGGTAGACGAAGCGGGAGCTAACCCGGCTTTGCCTCAATATGTTGTGATCAGCAATGATGCTCAATTTGGTAATCCAAACACATTACATTTGATTGAGAACGGCCAAGTAACCCTTAATACATCAAATTTTGGTCCGAACTCGTACTTTACCATTGCAACTACTGCTACTCCTTTGACGGTACCAGACGTCACACTGACCGACGATGAGTTGACATGGGAAGCAGTTGCGCATGCGGATAAATATGAAGTAACAATCGAACTGGAAGACGGCACGAAGCGGACGGTGGAAGTAACCGGAATGGCGCTTAACCTGTCGCAATTGGTACCATCGCTAGAAGTTGGCACCTACAAAGTGACAGTAACAGCGAAGACGAACAATCCAGCCTATTCAGATTCAGAAGAGTCGAATTCGAAAAATTATGTTGTTGCTATTGATAAGGCGAAGTTGAAAGCTAAAGCCGATGAGATTAACGGTAAAATCGAATCAGGCGAACTGGACGAAGAGGAGTACACACCAGAAACATGGCAAACGCTGCAAGATGCGTTAGGAGTTGCTGAATCCGTGTTCGACGACGAGAATGCAACACCGGAACACGTGGAAAAGGCTTATCAGGATTTGGTGGATGCCCGGAAGGGGCTTACCAAAAAGCCTGGTACTGGTGTCGACACGTCAGTGCTGAAAAATGAACATGATAGAATCAAGGGTGAAAATCTAACCGAAACGGAATATACGGTAGAGAGCTGGGAAGCACTCAAAGATGCGATGAATGAAGCAGAGCGAGTGTTGAATGATCTGACAGCGAATCAAGCGCAGGTAGATAAGGCACTTCAAGATCTGACTAACGCTAGAACAGGACTTACCAAAGTGATTGGTACGGATACATCTACGTTGCAAACACTGGTCCCTTCCGTGGGAAGCTTGTCTCCGGCTTTTGATCCGGCTAAAGACACGTACACCATCTCTGTGCCGAATAGCGTATATCAATTTCAGCTCACGCCAACGGCACTTGATCCACTTGCGAAGATTGAAATAGCTGTTGGAGATGGAGAGTGGAACGAGGTTACAAGTGGTAGTGCAAGTGAGAATCTACCGCTCCAAGTTGGTGGAAATAAGATCGTTGTTAGAGTAACGGATTCACTTGGCCATGTTACGGCGTATAAAATCAACGTGACCAGAGCATCCAGTGACAATGGTAACAATGGTGGAGGCAATAACGGTGGAGGCAACAATGGGGGCGGAAATACAGGAGGTAACGGTGGAAGCACACCAGTACCTACACCTGCGCCAGTACCAACGCCAACTCCGGCACCCGTGAAGGATAATCTGGAAACAACTCGGGATGGTAGCCATCAACCATTTGCTACATCCAAACCATCTGACAACAAAGAAACGTTGGTTCAAGTTGATCCAGCCAAGCTGAATGTTGCCATGTCACAAGGCACAGGGCAACAGTTCGCGATTCATTCACCGAATGATGGGCATATGAAGGTGGACGGTTTGACCCTCGATACTCTAAAACAATTGGTGGATCAAGGTTCCAAACTGAACATTAGCAATCCGCTGGCGATCTATCCGGTACCTGGCGGTAAAATGGACGTGAATAGTGTGTCCAGACAGCTTGGTAATGCAGCGTTGAATGATATTGATGTCCATGTTGATATCGCACGTTCCTCGGATGCTTTGATTGACAGCGCCGAGACAAGAGCCGCATCCCAAGGATACGAGCTACTTGTCACACCAGTTGATCTGGATCTGACGTTTACGAAAGATGGACAGACCGTGCGATCCGGCCATCTGAACGGTTATGCACCGAAGTATATTGCACTTCCGGAAGGTATCGACCCGAACCGGATTACCACAGGCGTAATCATTAATCCGGACGGTAGCATTTTCCATGTACCAACGGTTGTCACGAAGATCGATAGTCGTTACTATGCACTCATTAATGACTTGCGTAGCAGCGGAAGCTACTCGGTTATCTGGAACCCGCAGGATTTTGAAGATGCCAGATCCCATTGGGGCAAAACGGATGTGAACAACATCGCTGCGAGATTAGATCTGCAAGGTAACGGAGATAACACATTCTCACCGAACCTTCAGGTTACTCGTTCCGAGTTTGCCGAGATTGTTGTACTTGGACTGGGCTTAATGCGTCAGGATGCACCACAGAATCTATTCCCTGACGTTAACGATTCCGCATGGTTCCGCTCCGCGGTAGCCCTTGCGAATGAATTCGGTATCGTTCGCGGTTACGATAATGGGAACTTCTACGGTAATCAGGAAATCACACGTGAGCAAGGATTTGCGATGGTTGCTCGTGCCTACCGTCTGATTGAACCGGAAGCGGCAGTTAGCCCAGATCAGATGAACTCTGAACTGGAACGTTACAGTGATGCAGCGGATGTATCGAATTGGGCAAAAGAAGATGTAGCCCAGTTGATTGCAGCCGGAATCATCCAAGGTAACGGGCCGGAGGTGCTGAGTCCAAAGAACACGATGACTCGTGCCGAGGTCACTGCATTGATTGCAAGAATGTTGAAAGTAACAAACTTAATTGATCAATAA
- a CDS encoding response regulator, translating into MRVILVDDEYLALSRLNKLLQEREDCEVIGSFLTAQEAIDQIEIHLPEIVFMDVQMPGMNGIEATERIHEVSPGTEVIFTTAYNEHALTAYGLEVLDYIMKPVTRDRLEKTMKMYQRRTVSASLNIAEGPSMLIRCLGMLQVQVHPNEPPKHMKFRTTKIRELFAYLLHHRNKPIKRDTLLELLWPELEERRGISNLHSGIHRLRSMMNELMGEDKMSIRYQQFGYLLETGEFRIDAEEWESRLNRLPLLSSSTIAEHRQTSDQYEGKYYGEDDYIWAELERQRLHALWRNHAMELAQYYIEMGQNTEALTLYHRVQQFEPSLEQVGLALMKTYDRLGNKDPVIAQYNQLVTTLEQEAGIRPGLEVELWYQQWKQSNS; encoded by the coding sequence ATGAGAGTGATTTTGGTAGATGATGAATATCTCGCTCTGAGCAGGTTGAACAAACTGTTGCAAGAGAGAGAGGATTGCGAAGTTATCGGCTCTTTTCTGACGGCACAGGAAGCCATAGATCAGATCGAAATTCATCTGCCGGAAATCGTCTTCATGGACGTTCAGATGCCGGGGATGAACGGGATCGAGGCGACCGAACGTATCCATGAGGTTTCTCCTGGAACAGAAGTTATTTTCACAACCGCATATAACGAACATGCACTGACCGCCTATGGGCTTGAAGTGCTGGATTATATTATGAAGCCTGTAACGCGTGACCGTTTGGAAAAAACGATGAAGATGTATCAACGCCGAACGGTGTCAGCAAGTCTGAATATAGCAGAAGGGCCATCCATGTTGATCCGTTGTCTGGGGATGCTCCAAGTCCAAGTGCACCCCAATGAGCCGCCAAAACATATGAAGTTTAGAACAACCAAGATTAGAGAGTTATTCGCTTATCTGCTCCACCATCGGAACAAACCGATTAAACGGGATACGTTACTTGAGCTGTTGTGGCCAGAGTTGGAAGAGCGGAGAGGTATATCCAATCTGCACAGTGGAATCCATCGCTTACGCAGCATGATGAACGAACTCATGGGTGAGGATAAGATGTCCATTCGCTATCAACAGTTTGGTTATCTATTGGAAACGGGTGAATTCAGGATTGACGCGGAAGAATGGGAGAGCCGTCTTAACCGATTGCCTCTATTATCTTCGTCTACAATAGCTGAACATCGACAGACCTCAGATCAATATGAAGGCAAATATTATGGTGAGGACGATTACATATGGGCTGAGCTGGAGCGTCAGCGCTTGCATGCACTCTGGCGTAATCATGCCATGGAACTTGCACAATACTATATTGAAATGGGACAGAATACGGAAGCACTTACGCTATATCACCGGGTACAGCAATTCGAGCCATCATTGGAGCAAGTCGGATTGGCCTTAATGAAGACCTATGATCGATTAGGCAATAAAGATCCTGTAATCGCACAATATAATCAGTTGGTCACTACGTTAGAACAAGAGGCGGGCATACGTCCTGGCTTGGAAGTTGAGTTGTGGTACCAGCAATGGAAACAATCAAATAGTTAA
- a CDS encoding ATP-binding protein codes for MKPITYKKIPRYVVLSILFLTILLGFRWIWSESFTIPAHPEPAKGVLDLRGWDLANASPISLDGEWEFYPQALISNRDIKIVDNPSTRIQVPGDWRNALPQSSSSFGYGTYHLRIVLDPSVKEVSLWGQKIQTSSIIEMNGTIVAEFGQPATHAEAYRPERTAFTTSYVLNGSTELNLLVQTANFDDPYSGGITRSLYFGSPEAIGSERGLSIDLQKITFAILILHSLYAFVMFLFIRKERALLTFSMLTLVAALTVASDHDNLLLSWMPLNFTWIVKAKALSYPLFAFFLIQMARSFSHNLQGRTLFRIYASVLGAYCLFLLVAPVTLIYHVLEIGLSDFLYLFAIGWSVYLFFRMAAEKRRDASFLLFAATSSLSSVLWGIVNSRSEITNVYYPIDVIAAIFGFSAYWFRKYFRNSSEIEQLYEQLKEEDRQKDQFLVNTAHELRTPLHGIINIAESIAVRERRKSGGQQAEDMKLLVTIGRRMSQLVDDLLDVIRLKEKRITLQKKPLSLASVIPGVIGMFRFMAEGRPVHMKVDIPESLPLIQADERRLVQVLYNLLHNALKFTDEGTITVSVREHGEHVLIQVSDTGVGISEEIQQRIFEAYEQGTPEARLSGGIGLGLNISRQLTELHGGQLTVQSVPGQGSTFQISLPREDTEALSDQTEQRWDAHSFDEVAIAEPQQQAISHDKTTARILAVDDDPVNLRVLISMLANEPYHIQPAASALEALELLDKEPWDLLIADVMMPHMSGYELTENVRKRYSVSELPILLLTARNEPADVYAGFMAGATDYVTKPVDAVELRHRIGSLIVLKQSIDERLRMEAAYLQAQIQPHFLFNTLNSIMVLSEMDTERMQKLGDAFIEYLQTSFHFVNSEKMVEVTHELDLSRAYLYIEKERFMDRLNVIWDIPEDLDLSLPPLTIQPLIENAVRHGILSKVEGGTVHIRIINQTASTLIEIEDDGVGMQPEQIERALAWPKKGAGGTGGIGLTNTHRRLTQMYGQGLTIVSSPGQGTKVSFVIPLDRSMRG; via the coding sequence ATGAAACCAATAACCTATAAAAAGATACCCCGATATGTAGTGCTGTCGATTCTATTCCTGACTATTTTACTTGGCTTTCGCTGGATATGGTCCGAGTCTTTCACTATACCCGCACATCCTGAACCCGCTAAAGGCGTGTTGGACCTTCGAGGCTGGGACCTCGCCAACGCTTCACCCATATCCCTGGATGGAGAATGGGAATTTTACCCCCAGGCGTTAATCTCTAATCGTGACATAAAAATAGTGGACAACCCATCCACACGGATTCAAGTTCCCGGTGACTGGCGGAATGCATTACCACAATCGTCATCGTCATTCGGATATGGAACGTATCATCTTCGCATAGTTTTAGATCCATCTGTGAAAGAAGTCTCTCTCTGGGGTCAGAAAATCCAGACCTCATCGATTATCGAGATGAACGGGACCATTGTTGCCGAATTCGGCCAACCTGCCACTCATGCCGAAGCCTATCGACCAGAAAGGACTGCATTTACGACTTCCTATGTGCTTAACGGTTCTACCGAACTCAATCTTTTGGTGCAGACCGCCAATTTTGACGATCCTTATAGCGGAGGGATCACGCGCTCTCTCTATTTTGGTTCTCCAGAAGCCATTGGAAGTGAACGAGGATTGTCTATCGATCTGCAAAAGATCACGTTCGCCATACTGATTTTGCACAGCCTATACGCTTTTGTCATGTTTCTGTTTATCCGGAAGGAACGAGCTCTGCTGACGTTCTCGATGCTAACATTGGTAGCTGCCCTAACGGTCGCCTCCGACCATGACAATCTGTTATTGAGTTGGATGCCACTCAACTTCACTTGGATCGTTAAGGCCAAGGCATTGTCCTATCCGTTGTTCGCATTCTTCCTTATACAGATGGCTAGAAGCTTCTCCCATAATCTACAAGGGCGTACACTGTTCCGTATCTATGCCAGCGTGCTTGGCGCTTACTGTTTATTTCTGCTAGTCGCACCAGTGACCCTGATCTATCATGTACTTGAGATTGGGCTTTCTGATTTCCTCTATCTGTTTGCCATCGGCTGGTCTGTGTACCTATTCTTCCGAATGGCAGCAGAGAAACGAAGGGACGCCAGCTTTTTGCTCTTTGCGGCAACTAGCAGCCTATCAAGCGTGTTATGGGGAATTGTGAACTCGCGTAGCGAGATCACCAACGTGTATTATCCGATTGATGTTATCGCGGCCATATTCGGCTTCTCCGCCTACTGGTTCAGAAAATACTTCCGCAATTCAAGTGAGATTGAGCAGTTGTACGAACAGCTCAAAGAGGAGGATCGGCAGAAGGATCAGTTTCTTGTGAATACGGCTCATGAATTGCGTACACCGCTGCACGGGATCATCAATATCGCCGAGAGCATCGCGGTCCGTGAACGGCGTAAATCAGGTGGGCAGCAGGCAGAAGACATGAAGCTGTTAGTCACCATCGGCCGACGCATGTCCCAACTGGTCGATGACCTCCTAGATGTCATTCGTTTAAAGGAAAAACGCATTACGCTCCAGAAGAAACCTTTATCTCTTGCATCTGTCATTCCAGGCGTGATCGGTATGTTCCGATTCATGGCAGAGGGAAGGCCTGTCCACATGAAGGTAGATATTCCTGAATCACTGCCTTTAATTCAAGCCGATGAGAGAAGACTTGTTCAGGTGCTCTACAACCTGTTGCATAATGCACTCAAATTCACCGATGAGGGTACGATTACCGTATCTGTTCGGGAACATGGAGAGCACGTCTTGATTCAAGTTTCAGATACAGGTGTTGGTATAAGTGAAGAGATACAACAGCGAATATTCGAGGCGTATGAACAGGGGACCCCAGAGGCTCGTTTAAGCGGAGGAATCGGCCTCGGTCTCAATATCAGCAGGCAGCTCACCGAACTCCATGGCGGTCAGCTCACTGTGCAATCCGTACCTGGGCAAGGATCGACCTTCCAGATCTCACTTCCACGGGAAGATACCGAAGCGCTCTCTGACCAGACTGAGCAGCGATGGGACGCTCACAGCTTTGATGAAGTTGCGATTGCAGAACCGCAGCAGCAAGCCATATCTCACGATAAGACTACCGCCCGTATTCTTGCCGTCGATGATGATCCTGTAAACCTGCGAGTCCTGATCTCCATGCTTGCGAATGAACCATACCACATTCAACCAGCAGCTTCCGCACTTGAAGCACTAGAGTTGCTGGATAAGGAACCGTGGGACTTACTGATTGCTGATGTCATGATGCCCCATATGTCCGGTTATGAATTGACCGAGAACGTACGCAAGCGTTATTCGGTATCCGAGCTTCCCATCCTGTTGCTGACGGCCCGTAACGAACCAGCGGATGTATACGCCGGATTCATGGCCGGTGCTACGGACTATGTCACCAAGCCCGTGGATGCCGTTGAATTAAGGCATCGCATCGGGTCTCTGATTGTACTGAAACAATCCATTGATGAGCGACTGCGCATGGAGGCTGCTTACTTACAAGCACAGATTCAGCCCCATTTTCTTTTTAATACGCTCAATTCAATCATGGTTCTTAGTGAGATGGATACGGAGCGAATGCAGAAACTGGGTGACGCTTTTATCGAGTACCTTCAGACCAGCTTTCATTTTGTCAATTCGGAGAAAATGGTTGAGGTCACTCATGAGCTGGATCTCTCCCGCGCCTATCTCTACATTGAGAAAGAACGTTTCATGGACCGGCTAAATGTTATCTGGGATATTCCAGAGGATCTTGATCTATCCCTGCCTCCACTCACCATTCAACCGCTCATTGAGAATGCTGTTCGACATGGTATTCTCAGTAAAGTTGAGGGTGGAACCGTGCATATCCGAATCATCAACCAAACAGCGTCCACCCTGATCGAAATCGAGGATGACGGTGTGGGGATGCAGCCCGAGCAGATTGAACGGGCACTAGCATGGCCCAAGAAAGGTGCCGGCGGAACTGGAGGCATTGGATTAACCAATACACATCGCCGGTTGACCCAGATGTACGGACAAGGTTTGACCATCGTCAGCTCGCCGGGCCAAGGTACGAAAGTTTCCTTTGTCATCCCTTTGGACCGCAGCATGAGAGGCTGA
- a CDS encoding dipeptide/oligopeptide/nickel ABC transporter ATP-binding protein: MKMTTNDERRGLVQFKEESGVRSHDFAKDVNHVDIDNAVINTTETDHAVTDVDIDTTGTGNASSLSTLGNPVLHVEHLSRTYAGADRPAVNDISFTLNHGQCLGLVGESGCGKSTLARCLLRIEDADTGSITLGGQDIARLSGRRLRPHRRKIQIVFQNPMAALNPKLKIADSLIDPYEQLGRNAELSHFTYTSKEAYVQKLLEAVELPSNMAGRYPHELSGGQRQRVTIARAIGIEPDVVVLDEPTASLDVISQGAVLQLLTDLRTSLGLSYVFISHDLAAVHRMSQRIIVMREGQIVDRFGADALFAEERHPYTKELISIF, encoded by the coding sequence ATGAAGATGACCACAAATGATGAACGCCGTGGACTTGTGCAGTTCAAAGAAGAATCTGGTGTGCGAAGCCACGATTTTGCAAAAGATGTAAACCATGTAGACATAGACAATGCAGTCATAAATACTACAGAAACAGATCATGCAGTTACAGATGTGGATATAGATACCACGGGTACAGGCAATGCTTCATCGCTCAGCACCCTTGGCAATCCTGTGCTTCACGTGGAACATCTCAGCCGAACGTATGCAGGTGCAGACCGACCGGCTGTGAATGATATATCCTTCACTCTGAACCACGGCCAATGCCTTGGCCTGGTTGGGGAGAGCGGGTGCGGCAAGAGTACACTCGCCCGCTGTCTGTTGAGGATTGAAGATGCAGATACAGGCTCGATTACACTGGGCGGACAGGATATTGCGCGGCTTAGCGGCCGACGGTTGCGGCCACATCGCCGGAAGATTCAGATTGTTTTCCAGAATCCAATGGCAGCACTGAATCCAAAGCTCAAGATTGCTGATTCACTGATTGATCCGTACGAACAACTTGGACGGAACGCCGAGCTGTCCCACTTTACCTACACATCGAAGGAGGCTTATGTCCAAAAGCTACTTGAAGCAGTCGAGCTACCAAGCAATATGGCTGGACGATATCCACATGAGCTAAGTGGTGGACAGCGTCAGCGCGTCACGATTGCGCGTGCCATTGGCATTGAACCAGACGTTGTTGTTCTGGATGAACCGACGGCCAGCCTGGACGTGATCTCGCAAGGAGCAGTTTTGCAGTTGCTCACCGATTTACGGACATCGCTTGGTCTATCATACGTGTTCATCTCGCATGACTTGGCCGCGGTACATCGCATGAGCCAGCGTATCATCGTTATGCGGGAAGGTCAGATCGTTGACCGCTTTGGCGCAGATGCGTTGTTCGCTGAAGAACGCCATCCGTATACGAAAGAACTAATTTCGATCTTTTGA